From one Acidibrevibacterium fodinaquatile genomic stretch:
- a CDS encoding acyl-CoA synthetase — MDDHDLPRNPANYVPLSPLSFLLRAARVWGRRTAIIHGARRITYAEMLTRCRRLAAALAESGIGAGDTVAVIAPNVPALLEAHYAVPGLRAVLCPINTRLDAATIAFILRHSEAKALIADRELAASVTPALAMLEAPPTVIDIADDQVPGAPAIGAIEYEDFLAAGDRAFTLQLPADEWAAIGLGYTSGTTADPKGVVTHHRGAYLNATAMALEFGLTPESVYLWTLPMFHCNGWTFTWSVTLAGGTHVCLRRVDPALIFPAIAEHGVTHLCGAPVVLNMLIHAPETVRRRVARPVHIMTGGAAPPSIVIERMEALGFEVHHLYGLTETYGPATVNAWQPERDTLPLAEKALFMARQGVPHPLLADMAVLDPATMASVPADGQTIGELMLRSNTVMKGYLKNPAATASAFAGGWFHTGDLAVLHPDGYAEIKDRAKDIIISGGENISSLEVEEALFRHPAVLEAAVVAHPDATWGEVPHAFVTLREGAGAVSEADIIAFCRAHLAHFKCPKHVTFGPLPKTSTGKIQKFTLRAHAEKGTPV; from the coding sequence ATGGACGATCACGACCTGCCGCGCAACCCGGCCAATTACGTGCCGCTCTCGCCGCTCTCCTTCTTGTTGCGGGCGGCGCGGGTTTGGGGCCGGCGCACCGCGATCATCCATGGCGCGCGGCGCATCACCTATGCCGAGATGCTGACGCGCTGCCGGCGCCTTGCCGCGGCGCTGGCGGAGAGCGGTATCGGCGCCGGCGATACCGTCGCCGTCATCGCGCCCAACGTGCCGGCGCTCCTTGAGGCGCATTACGCCGTGCCCGGGCTTCGCGCCGTGCTCTGCCCGATCAACACCCGGCTCGACGCCGCGACCATCGCCTTCATCCTGCGCCATTCCGAAGCCAAGGCGCTGATCGCTGACCGCGAATTGGCGGCCAGCGTCACCCCGGCGCTGGCCATGCTCGAAGCGCCGCCCACGGTCATCGATATCGCCGATGACCAAGTGCCGGGGGCGCCAGCGATCGGGGCTATCGAATACGAGGATTTCCTTGCCGCCGGCGATCGCGCCTTCACGCTCCAGCTTCCCGCCGACGAATGGGCGGCGATCGGGCTCGGCTACACCTCCGGCACCACCGCCGATCCCAAGGGGGTGGTGACGCATCATCGCGGCGCCTATCTCAACGCCACCGCCATGGCCCTCGAATTCGGCCTGACGCCGGAGAGCGTCTATCTCTGGACGCTGCCGATGTTCCACTGCAATGGCTGGACCTTCACCTGGAGCGTGACACTGGCCGGCGGCACGCATGTCTGTCTCCGCCGCGTCGATCCGGCGCTGATTTTCCCCGCCATCGCCGAACACGGCGTCACCCATCTCTGTGGCGCGCCAGTGGTGCTCAACATGCTGATCCACGCGCCGGAGACGGTGCGCCGCCGCGTCGCCCGCCCGGTCCACATCATGACCGGCGGTGCCGCGCCGCCCTCGATCGTCATCGAACGCATGGAGGCGCTGGGCTTTGAGGTCCACCACCTCTATGGCCTCACCGAAACCTATGGCCCGGCGACGGTGAATGCCTGGCAGCCCGAGCGCGACACGCTGCCGCTGGCTGAAAAGGCGCTGTTCATGGCGCGCCAGGGGGTGCCGCATCCGCTGCTGGCTGATATGGCGGTGCTCGATCCGGCGACGATGGCAAGCGTCCCTGCCGACGGCCAGACGATCGGCGAGCTGATGCTGCGCAGCAATACGGTGATGAAGGGCTATCTCAAGAACCCGGCGGCGACCGCGTCCGCCTTCGCCGGGGGCTGGTTTCATACCGGCGATCTCGCCGTTCTGCACCCGGACGGCTATGCCGAGATCAAGGACCGCGCCAAAGACATCATCATCTCGGGCGGCGAGAATATCAGTTCGCTGGAAGTGGAGGAGGCGCTGTTTCGCCACCCCGCGGTGCTCGAAGCCGCCGTGGTCGCGCATCCGGATGCGACATGGGGCGAGGTGCCGCACGCTTTCGTCACCCTGCGCGAGGGCGCCGGCGCGGTCTCCGAGGCCGACATCATCGCCTTCTGCCGCGCCCATCTCGCCCATTTCAAATGCCCGAAGCATGTCACCTTCGGCCCGCTACCCAAGACATCGACGGGCAAAATTCAGAAATTCACCCTCCGCGCGCACGCCGAGAAAGGAACGCCCGTATGA
- a CDS encoding SAM-dependent methyltransferase, with protein sequence MSDTIPPDLERWETRFAAEAYVFGTAPNDFLAREAHRLSPGAKVLAVADGEGRNGVFLAEQGMDVLSLDFSPQARAKAERLARARGVTLQCETADLRHWAWPEAAFDAVVAIFIQFATPEFRPRLFAHMLAALKPGGLLFLEGYRTEQLAYNTGGPSDIAHLYSEALLRDAFAGADILLLESEDRDLHEGQGHHGRSALIDLIARRKPG encoded by the coding sequence ATGAGCGACACGATACCGCCTGACCTCGAACGCTGGGAAACCCGTTTTGCCGCCGAGGCGTATGTTTTCGGCACGGCACCGAATGATTTTCTCGCCCGCGAGGCCCATCGCCTGTCGCCGGGGGCGAAAGTGCTTGCGGTCGCCGATGGCGAAGGGCGGAATGGCGTGTTTCTCGCCGAACAGGGGATGGACGTCCTGTCGCTGGATTTTTCCCCGCAGGCCCGCGCCAAAGCAGAGCGGCTGGCGCGGGCGCGCGGGGTTACGCTTCAGTGCGAGACCGCCGATCTTCGCCACTGGGCTTGGCCGGAAGCCGCTTTCGACGCGGTGGTCGCGATTTTCATCCAATTCGCGACGCCGGAATTTCGTCCCCGCCTCTTTGCCCACATGCTCGCCGCCCTCAAACCCGGCGGATTGTTATTCCTCGAAGGCTACCGCACCGAACAGCTCGCCTACAATACTGGCGGCCCGTCGGATATCGCGCATCTCTATAGCGAGGCGCTGCTGCGTGACGCCTTCGCCGGTGCCGACATTCTGCTGCTGGAGAGCGAAGATCGCGATCTGCACGAAGGTCAGGGGCATCACGGCCGCTCCGCTCTGATCGATCTCATCGCGCGACGAAAGCCGGGTTGA
- a CDS encoding YgaP family membrane protein, with protein sequence MTANVGTADRVIRIIVGIALLAFAAFDQGEWRWVGLIGIVPIATALMRFCPLYSVLGMRTCPMAKDAK encoded by the coding sequence ATGACCGCTAATGTTGGGACCGCCGATCGGGTCATCCGCATCATCGTCGGCATCGCCCTTCTCGCCTTCGCCGCTTTTGACCAAGGCGAATGGCGCTGGGTCGGCCTCATCGGTATCGTGCCGATCGCGACCGCATTGATGCGGTTTTGCCCGCTTTACTCCGTTCTCGGCATGCGGACCTGTCCGATGGCCAAGGACGCGAAATAA